A stretch of Ipomoea triloba cultivar NCNSP0323 chromosome 11, ASM357664v1 DNA encodes these proteins:
- the LOC115997442 gene encoding 50S ribosomal protein L19-1, chloroplastic-like has product MWRRFSTQLRTLYPPPSSAFKPNHIAAASTTTHPSTASGNVDSGKRRALGHNIGTREGFPVDSKKNGVASVSSCYMDPRSSFSKLSTMGPMFPRRFIATIGTPLDTVSQDASTSDSLVAPRIKFKRLDKTAKHIMQILDKEAVEEVRTQKEIPDIRPGYILQLKVEIPENKRRVSIIKGIVIARRNAGLNTTFRLRRLVAGVGIESLFHLYSPNIKEVKVVDKKKVRRAKLYYLRDRMNALKKQ; this is encoded by the exons atgtggAGAAGATTTTCGACGCAGCTCCGAACGCTATACCCGCCTCCCTCCTCCGCCTTCAAACCCAACCATATCGCAGCGGCATCCACCACTACCCATCCGTCTACTGCCTCTG GAAATGTTGATTCGGGGAAGAGGCGTGCACTGGGT CATAACATTGGAACCAGAGAAGGGTTTCCTGTAGACTCTAAGAAAAATGGCGTTGCTTCTGTTTCATCGTGTTATATGGATCCTAGATCCAGTttttcaaaactatcaacaatgGGGCCTATGTTTCCTAGAAGATTCATTGCAACTATAGGAACCCCTTTGGATACTGTTTCTCAAGATGCTTCAACTTCTGACTCTCTGGTGGCTCCACGTATCAAGTTTAAGCGGCTTGATAAGACAGCAAAGCACATAATGCAG ATTCTTGATAAGGAAGCAGTTGAAGAAGTGAGGACACAGAAAGAGATACCTGATATAAGGCCTGGTTATATTTTACAGCTCAAAGTG GAAATACCAGAAAATAAGAGACGTGTTTCAATAATCAAAGGAATAGTAATAGCCAGACGAAATGCTGGTTTGAATACTACATTCAGATTAAGAAGACTTGTTGCAGGGGTTGGTATTGAATCCCTCTTCCATCT ATACTCTCCCAATATAAAGGAGGTGAAGGTGGTGGACAAGAAGAAGGTGAGGAGGGCCAAGCTGTATTATCTCAGGGATAGAATGAATGCATTGAagaaacaataa
- the LOC115996680 gene encoding protein unc-13 homolog — protein MHSHQETQNMVPSKHSRLPLLSNDAHIPSPFGQLAVEFTDSELRETAYEIVVGACRSSGSGRPLKFVSNSERSDSTSSSSSQSLQKSLTSSSGSKVKKALGLKSKKKNRSDSAAADQAQNSASRKRASTVGELMRVQMKVSEQTDSRVRRGLLRVAAGQLGRRIESYILPLELLQQLKLSDFPSQQYYEAWQRRNLKVLEAGLLFHPSLPLHETDTQFQQLRGIIHGALVKPIDTGKYSDSMQALRNVASSLACRSFDGSVSQVCHWADGIPFNLRLYEILLKACFDVDDATSMIEEVDEVLEIIKKTWGVLGINQMFHNICFLWVLFHHYVFTGITGEDENDLLFAAENILLEVQKDANTTKDPTYSKILSSILGLILGWAEKRLLAYHNSYYRSNIDIMQSVLSIAISAAKILAEDMSHEYSNKRREVDVAYSRVDSYIRSSLHNAFTQENEKLISCRSSSKNQRNSLPILSILAQNISDLAFNEKEIYSPVLKRWHPLATGVAVATLHACYGDELKKFVSSINELTPDAVQVLIAADKLEKNLVKMAVADAVDSDDGGKALIQEMIPFEAEAVIANLVKSWIRTRVDRLKEWVERNLQQEIWNPRANKERVAPSGVEALRVIDETLEAFFLLPIPMHPSLLPELLNGLDRCLQNYIFNIKSGCGSQSAFIPKIPSLTRCATGKKIGVFKKKERTNMVVRKNPHFGTLDSNDAFGLPQLCVRVNTLHHIRKQLEVLEKRSIAQLRDSGCVHNDNVSIGLGKSFELSASACIEGIKQLSETIAYKVVFHDLSHVFWDFLYVGNVSSSRTEPFLQELEKNLEIISSTVHDRVRTRVITDVMKASFEGLSMILLAGGPFRAFTIPDAAIIDEDFKFLMDLFWSDGDGLPSDLIDKYSVNLKGILQLLHTDTQSLITQFQCVIEDNYGASGKSMPLPPTSGRWSPSEPNTILRVLCYRNDKVATKFIKKHYNLPKKLKPYSGYAPNLYTYTLPIFRR, from the exons ATGCACTCCCACCAAGAAACCCAAAATATGGTGCCCTCCAAACATTCACGGCTTCCCCTTCTCTCCAACGACGCTCACATTCCTAGCCCCTTCGGCCAATTGGCTGTTGAATTCACGGATTCCGAGCTCCGGGAAACCGCCTACGAGATCGTTGTCGGGGCTTGCCGGAGCTCCGGCTCGGGTCGCCCGTTGAAATTCGTGTCCAATTCCGAGAGGTCGGACTCcacctcctcctcttcttcGCAGTCGTTGCAGAAGTCGCTGACGTCGTCGTCGGGGAGCAAGGTGAAGAAGGCGCTTGGGTTGAagtcgaagaagaagaaccgTTCCGATTCGGCGGCGGCGGATCAGGCTCAGAACTCAGCAAGTCGAAAACGAGCCTCTACCGTTGGGGAGCTGATGAGGGTTCAGATGAAAGTTTCGGAGCAAACCGATTCCAGGGTCCGACGAGGGTTGTTGAGAGTAGCTGCCGGACAG CTTGGAAGGCGCATTGAGTCCTACATTCTGCCCTTGGAGCTATTACAACAGCTCAAGCTTTCTGATTTTCCAAGTCAGCAATATTATGAAGCATGGCAGAGAAGGAACTTAAAGGTACTTGAAGCGGGATTACTCTTTCATCCATCATTGCCACTGCATGAGACAGACACACAGTTTCAACAGCTTAGGGGAATTATACATGGGGCTTTGGTGAAACCCATAGATACCGGGAAATACAGTGATTCAATGCAAGCACTCCGGAATGTTGCATCATCGCTTGCCTGCAGGTCTTTTGATGGGTCTGTTTCTCAGGTATGCCATTGGGCAGATGGAATCCCATTTAATCTCCGACTCTATGAAATACTTCTCAAAGCTTGCTTTGATGTTGATGATGCAACATCCATGATTGAAGAAGTTGACGAGGTCTTAGAAATCATTAAAAAGACCTGGGGAGTTCTTGGAATAAATCAAATGTTCCATAACATTTGTTTTTTATGGGTCCTGTTCCATCATTATGTTTTTACTGGAATTACTGGCGAAGATGAAAATGATCTGCTCTTTGCTGCTGAGAATATCTTGTTAGAAGTACAAAAGGATGCAAACACAACAAAGGATCCAACTTACTCCAAGATTTTGAGTTCTATACTTGGCTTGATCTTAGGTTGGGCTGAAAAAAGGCTTCTAGCTTACCACAATAGCTATTACAGGAGCAATATTGACATTATGCAAAGTGTGTTGTCTATTGCAATATCAGCAGCCAAAATATTAGCGGAAGACATGTCGCATGAGTATAGTAACAAGAGGAGAGAAGTTGATGTTGCATACAGCAGAGTTGATAGTTACATCAGGTCATCATTGCATAACGCTTTCACTCAG gaaaatgagaaattgatCTCATGCAGGAGTTCTTCTAAGAATCAGCGGAATTCTCTCCCAATCCTTTCCATTCTTGCACAAAATATTAGTGATCTGGCTTTTAATGAGAAAGAAATATACAGTCCAGTTTTAAAGAGATGGCACCCTCTTGCAACTGGCGTAGCTGTGGCTACTCTTCATGCATGCTATGGTGATGAGCTGAAGAAGTTTGTTTCCAGCATCAATGAATTGACACCAGATGCTGTACAGGTGCTTATAGCGGCTGACAAGTTAGAAAAAAATCTTGTAAAGATGGCAGTTGCAGATGCTGTAGACAGTGATGATGGAGGAAAGGCATTAATTCAAGAAATGATTCCATTCGAGGCAGAAGCTGTAATTGCAAACTTGGTAAAATCGTGGATAAGAACAAGGGTAGACAGACTAAAAGAATGGGTTGAGAGAAATCTGCAACAAGAG ATTTGGAATCCCCGTGCAAATAAAGAGCGAGTTGCTCCCTCTGGTGTGGAGGCTTTGCGTGTCATAGATGAGACTTTGGAAGCATTCTTTTTGTTGCCAATTCCAATGCATCCTTCTTTGCTTCCTGAGTTACTGAATGGTCTTGATAGATGCCTTCAAAACTACATATTCAACATTAAATCTGGGTGTG GTTCTCAAAGTGCTTTCATCCCAAAAATACCTTCTTTGACTAGATGCGCCActggaaaaaaaattggtgtattcaagaagaaagaaaggaCAAATATGGTTGTGCGAAAAAATCCTCACTTTGGGACTCTGGATAGTAATGATGCCTTTGGTTTACCACAGTTATGTGTTCGCGTTAACACTTTGCATCACATTCGCAAGCAACTGGAGGTACTGGAAAAGAGGAGTATTGCGCAGCTGAGAGATAGTGGATGTGTTCATAATGATAATGTGAGCATTGGATTAGGGAAAAGTTTTGAGCTTTCAGCATCAGCTTGTATCGAGGGAATTAAGCAGCTTTCTGAAACAATTGCATACAAAGTTGTGTTTCATGATCTAAGCCATGTGTTTTGGGATTTCCTGTATGTGGGCAATGTTTCATCATCTCGTACTGAACCATTCCTTCAGGAGCTGGAGAAGAACTTAGAGATCATATCATCAACTGTTCATGACAGGGTGCGGACCCGTGTAATTACTGATGTAATGAAAGCTTCTTTTGAGGGGTTGTCGATGATTTTGCTTGCTGGGGGTCCTTTTCGTGCTTTCACTATTCCAGATGCTGCAATAATTGATGAGGATTTCAAGTTTCTAATGGATTTATTTTGGTCTGACGGGGATGGCCTTCCATCTGATCTAATAGATAAATATTCAGTTAACTTAAAAGGCATTCTTCAACTTCTTCATACAGACACTCAGAGTCTCATTACACAATTTCAGTGTGTGATTGAAGACAATTATGGTGCCTCGGGTAAATCCATGCCATTGCCTCCTACATCAGGCCGCTGGAGTCCAAGTGAACCAAACACAATTCTGCGTGTTTTGTGTTATCGAAATGACAAAGTTGCAACCAAGTTCATTAAAAAGCACTACAACTTGCCAAAGAAACTCAAACCATATTCAGGTTACGCCCCAAACTTGTACACATATACTCTGCCTATATTTAGAAGGTAG